One window from the genome of Manis pentadactyla isolate mManPen7 chromosome 15, mManPen7.hap1, whole genome shotgun sequence encodes:
- the LYPD3 gene encoding ly6/PLAUR domain-containing protein 3: MDLAGRAGARAVIWTIVWLLLSLLLREGAQALECYSCVQKADDGCSPQKTKTVKCAPGVDVCTEAVGAVETIHGQFSVAVRGCGSGLPGKNDRGLDLYGMLAFIQLQQCSQDRCNAKLNLTSRVLNPAGNESASEPNGVECYSCVGLSHEACQGTAPPVVSCYNASDRVYKGCFDGNVTLTAANMTVALPVRGCVLDDLCTRDSVTGPGFTLKGSCCQGSRCNSDLRNKTYFSLRFPPLVLMPPPQPTTLAPTTSVTPSTPPPTTRTSTSKPPPAPTSRTPPQEAEPEISQDEDSSVAGSAAGHQDRSNMGQYPAQGGPHNKGTAAPSAVLAALLLAVAAGTLL; the protein is encoded by the exons ATGGACCTGGCCGGAAGAGCAGGCGCCCGCGCAGTGATCTGGACTATAGTCTGGCTGCTGCTGTCACTGCTGCTCCGAGAAG GAGCGCAGGCCCTGGAGTGCTACAGCTGTGTGCAGAAAGCAGATGACGGGTGCTCTCCGCAGAAGACCAAGACCGTGAAGTGCGCGCCCGGTGTGGACGTCTGCACAGAGGCCGTGGGGGCGGTGGAGACCA TCCACGGACAGTTCTCAGTGGCAGTGCGGGGCTGCGGATCGGGACTCCCGGGCAAGAATGACCGCGGACTGGACCTGTACGGGATGCTGGCCTTTATCCAGCTGCAGCAATGCTCCCAGGACCGCTGCAATGCCAAGCTCAACCTCACCTCGCGAGTACTCAACCCCGCAG GCAATGAGAGTGCATCCGAGCCCAACGGTGTCGAGTGCTACAGCTGCGTGGGGCTGAGCCACGAGGCGTGCCAGGGTACGGCGCCGCCTGTCGTGAGCTGCTACAACGCCAGCGACCGCGTCTACAAGGGCTGTTTTGATGGCAACGTCACCTTGACGGCAG CTAACATGACTGTGGCCTTGCCTGTCCGGGGCTGTGTCCTGGACGATTTGTGCACCCGGGATTCCGTGACAGGCCCGGGATTTACCCTCAAAGGCTCCTGCTGCCAGGGATCCCGCTGTAACTCCGACCTCCGAAACAAGACCTACTTCTCCCTGAGGTTCCCGCCCCTTGTCCTGATGCCGCCTCCTCAGCCCACCACTCTGGCCCCAACCACCTCTGTCACTCCTTCCACGCCACCCCCGACCACCCGCACCTCCACCTCGAAGCCCCCTCCAGCCCCAACCAGCCGGACTCCTCCACAGGAAGCAGAACCCGAGATCTCCCAGGATGAGGACTCCAGCGTGGCCGGAAGTGCTGCTGGCCACCAGGACCGTAGTAATATGGGGCAGTACCCCGCACAAGGTGGACCCCATAACAAAGGCACTGCAGCGCCTTCCGCTGTGTTGGCGGCCCTTCTGTTGGCTGTGGCTGCTGGCACCCTGCTCTGA